tttttttttctctctctctctcttgtgattTGATCTCTTTTATTTTACCTGTTTTACTTTTACAagatttctttgttattatttcttctgtaactttttttgttttttctttacaaaattcATCTTTCCCTtgactctctttttttccatctcttcaattttctttttttttatcttctttttcgacTTTCAGgtcaaaataaaatacaagatgAGACCAGCGTTAATTCTAGCTCTGGCGGCCATCTTGGCGGTTTCGGTTGTCGATGCGAGGTGTAAGTTAGAATTCAAATTGTCCACCGTGCTTtgtgatgtgtttttgttttgttttgctttggttGGTAGTGGATGGAATgtcatatggatgtatgtgtttgtagcgCAGACTTAAACATACACGTACTCGCACGGGCGCAcaggcatatgcacacacacacacacacacacacacacacacacacacacacacatatatatatatatatatatatatatatatatatatatatcacatatatttatttatataattatcgatagatggatagatagatatacacatgttatTACTGATTAATCActctatcttttccctccctttccacccactCTCCCATCGTCTCCTCGGCAGTGAACATCTGTTCCTCGTGAGTACAAACACCTTCATATGTGTGTTGATTTTAGTTATTTGTCAGTAATTGTGATTCAGTAACAGTGTTTATAGTACTAATGACATAGTTCGatcgtgttatatgtatatattttttttctttttcacatttaGTTGATGGCGATAAACGAAATACCAATCACTGCAGttaaaacaatgacaattataaaatgacaatataagcaataaaaaaagaaacagaatcacATTCATAATCATAgtggcaataatatcaataaaaaaacactaGAATAAATTAAATTGCATAAACAATTACAACTCAAACGCCAATGAGCTATGATTTCAACGAATCAAACAAATCgataaaatagtaaataaaatatgctctacacatacacattcaacaTACAAATTATAGTaaccatttatttattctattcaggACTGCCGATTGCCCACCACGTTCTCAGTGCGTCCGGAAGAGGTGCTCTGACAAGTGCAGCTCGTGAGTATGAATTGTGTGGAAgttaaagtgataaaaaaaacaaggtaGTTTATCACAGGTAGCCTCACTCCATCTTGaggaaaatcctagttggcaactcccAAGCAAAGTCCCGCTTCTTtgcctttatcctttttttcatagTATTGTTTTTGAAGTTATCTGCAGTAGTTTTAAGTAAACCTTTCTCTAGGAAAATGCATGGAAATATCAAAGATTGACCAGGTTAAAAAAAAGTGGCGGGGCAGTTGGTGTCCTGTGAGATATTAGacatagctagatacataattatatgtagaaTCTACTCGGTATTGTTATAAATAccagaaataaaaccaaaattcccTTTATCTATGATATCGAAGAGTTCCCTAACACTAACAGCCATGAGAAGACTCTTGGGAAaaagtcatttttatttttgggcTTAACAAGCTATATGGAAGTGGAGCTACCTTGTTATATGTACCTTAGATGAAAAGATGGTAATTCTGATGATTGATTATGGATATGGTATTCAGAAACAAACTGTTGGTATTCACAATACTTCTTATATTTGTGAATGCTAGTAATTATgttcaaaataatcaaaataagaatgATTACAAATTATAGTGTTAGTGATACTCTGTATACAGTTGATGTTTGTTAGTGGCAGTTATAatgactattgctattactaaaaCAGGAATTAGGACCGTAATGATTATAGtgcaaataataatactaataataaacttCACGTCAAATATTAAAATATGATTAAATTTATTCAAATAGTGAGATAACGTTTTGGGTTCAATATTTTGGAATCATTTTTTTCAACAGTTATATTCTTTTCAGTAAACATATTTAAATGGGATTAcatattgtaattgttttttatttatttatttttttttttactgcaatcTCTTCGAGAGGCTTCGTCAGGTTTTCACAGTCTAAAATCTGGAATGGAggtattttattcatataattgGTTTCATACCATTTTCTTATAGTCTATGATTCtataatatttttcatcattactacaacCTTTTTTTCCACGCCCCATCATCTTATTGGGAACAAGTGGTGTCAAAAGAAGGCATAAACGTAAACAAATTACAGAATGCAATGTTATGTTATAATACGATTTTATTGTTGAGGCTTTTAttgttcccattattattattggtagaaaaacccacagtgcacaaactagacccgaagatggaatcgaggacgattccgaaactgttgtctcactttcctcaataaatcttgtttgtgcattgtgggtttttctaccacagtatcaacacggtattgtgtttttctattcattattattattatcatcagtatcattatattatcattacaatattgctgttattgaaaACACGGTTTTCTTGTTCTCACCATCTTCGTGTGGAGTCAGTGTGGAGTCTTATCTTTACTTGATTCGATGGGAACCTGAAAAAAGTGCGGTTTTTGGGTGAAAATACAAACATTCCTGGCCTGGTTAATTACTCAACCCCCGCGCCAATGCTTGAGAGTCCCAACAACGTCTTTGGGGACATTAAAGCTCACTGGAAAAATACAACATGATTACAAAATGCAATATGTTTTAATGAGTCACTCAAATGTTATTGTTACCTCCACTTAAGAAAATGAAGaccataaaattataaatataaaatggaaATGACAAGATgactagataataataaaatgactttCAATACTGTCATAGCAATTTTGTCATATACAATactgccttccttctcccttccagtaTGAGCGACTGCCTCCCCGGCCTGGGGTGCGTCCTCGGTCGCTGTATGGACGTGTGTGACGGCGCCTGCAGTGTGAGTGCCAAGTGTGACGTCATCCTCAACGAGCCTGTGTGTTCTTGCCCCGAAGGCCAGGAAGGAGACCCGCAAGAACTGTGTGTCGCTCCCGCACAGAAGGACGCTGGTTGGTATGCCGAGTTGGAGGTTGTGGCGCGGAGACATTTTGGTTGAAAGAGGATTCTTCTaaatcttgtcttctcttttttcacttttttattctcattgctattattggttTAGTCTTGTTTTTTCccgttttgtatgtgtttttaatttattttgttgGATTGGATGTTATAGAGTGaagcctatatattttttttccttttagaaaaattattgtagttgtttactaagatttttttttgtatccctTCTTTGCatttgcgtttgtgtttttgtattagTGTTTTCGCATTTTTGGGAAATCTCAATTTTTCTAAAGTTAGTTTCCAAAATGGCAAAAAAAGGTTTAGTTGTTGGTACTCCAGGACGAACACGCCACGAAGCTGAATTCATTGCTTTTTCACGCTCAatcccagataaaaaaaaaattttgctaataataaacaaaagaaaacagtacCTCTCTATGAGGGTTTCGTTATTATcaaacttcctctctttctgcagCAAAGACACCTGAACCCTAGTTCCCGGAATCTCCCCCAGATGGAGGCGCCAACTATAGGATCTCAAGACCATAGTGGAGGAGTCCAGGTTAACAGAGAAGTTCCTTTTGTCATTATGGATTCTCGCACGTTGTTATGTGATGTTTTAAGTTCTGAAattaatataatatgaatatgagcCTTTGTTGTTGAGTCTGATAAATATGTTAAATGTAATGATGGTTTTTTATTGTTGAATCTGATAAACCTATTTGTCGAGGTATatgaacacgcacgcaaacacacacacacatacataatatatttgtgtgtgtgtgtgtgtgtatgtatgtgcatatgtatatatttatggtaaACGCATGCATGTGTGTCATAGTTGCGGCTTTCATCAACCCTTGCCATAGCAACCACCACACACAAATAGCACGCCCGTCGAAAATTTACTGATCTATCGGACGAATACAGATATGTACCATGTAAAACAGACTGTCGTTCTTGCTTCACCTTTTGGTAACTTATGCTGCATTCGGAGCTCCTACtagtcttgctcgtccagacaacatGTCAGGACGAGCAGGACAAgcgggccgcgttcggaacctccaagaccctcgcTGCCCGGAATGCAACCAGCTCCAAAGTAAACATTCACGCTTTTATCATACTAGTGTGTtcattttacacgctgcatatgTTTTGTAACTCGTTTGatacatatttaacttacctgcaactgacaaacacaaaaatatccttcgaTAACGtcaataaagggccataaaattcCCCATCAATACATTGTGGTTGCCTGcaactgtcattgtttacatacaaatgctatcgtgacgtcatctcgtcctgctcgcccagcttTGCAGGAGGTCGAGATGAACGAGgtggacaacttgtccaggacgagaaagtagaggttccgaacggtcaaaacatcttgtTCTACTTGTCTGGCGAGCAGGACGaagagttccgaacgcagcattatacTAACTGAAACAATCTGAGGTCTAATTAGTCACATCAGATTTGTTGGTTTACTTGAAATCTGCTATTCTCATTCAGATAAAGTAGTGAAATATTTGAACACGACCACTGCTACTGAAAAATATTTGATTTGGAACGTATCTTTAACAGCAGTCAATCTGATTGGTGTGGTACAGATAAGACCACAATGACTGGCAGTCTACAGCACAGTACGTTCCCGTGTTGCATTGTTACTTGATAGTTTCacgtaatattttttattgtcttgtttttgttgacGGCACGGTGACCAAAGCTTGTGAGATCGCAGTGCTTAACTCACTATAATTGTATTTCACTGTTCTGTACATAGTGCATAATGTCTGCACTATACCAGACATGTAATATGACTAGCGCGTCCTTGCGGTATGATTAAATGAGGATTAAAGATCACTGAGTACTTGGTGTATATATAATCTTCATTCGTGACTACTGTATAATGAAATGCAATGTGATAGTCTTTCCAGCCGTAGCAAATATTTGTTGAGGTTAAGAACATTGTGGATGTGTATAAACTTTGGATGCTATAGGACCCTTTCATATAcctgacacaaacacatactgcaCGAGCTGATCATATGAGAATAAGATGGACAATAAGATGCATCGCTAAACAGTAAATAGTGAACTGGCAACTAGTCTCATGGGTATGAACATAACACCTGCGCACGTGTCACGCATTTGTGTAGACGGGCTCAACCTTCCTATGAAGTCTTCACTGAAATTAGGGTAGATTATACACGCGTATCAACAGTTTATAACATTTGATAATATCCAAACAACTTTCATGATTTATGAATGTGATATCAGTAATCCTGTTacaaaacaaaaatggtaataacacataattttatcaatataaaGTTTACACTTTATTCACGAGAGGAAATTTTGAGAAAATGTTGATAGGTTACAGAACTATTTCTTATAGACTAACCAAGTAGTACTATCACTGAATGATAATCTGAATatcataatagtattgataacatgaaaaatcacaataataattagtaatttaAAACTAATTTGCTCCTAATGAGCatatagtaaaaaataatgacaatcgtTACAAAGGAAAAGCACCAATCTACCAGTTTTGGGTTATCCAAGGTAAACAATCTTGAGTTGTCCAAAGAGCATCTCTGTCTAAGCTTGAGCTGTCCAAGTATGGCACGAAGTTAGTCAAGGAGGCCTCTCTTGTCCAACTGCCTGGTCTGTCCATGAAGGCAGCCGCTGAGTCAATTGTATGCTAGGCCATCGTGAAATAAAATTCGTATCTAAATATTGAGTGCCTCTGGGTCAGCTCGTGATTATGCGTTGGCCATTTGAGTTTATAATGTGTTAATTGTGTTTCGAGCTCCGGTAATTCGTGAAACAAGTGAAGATACACTTTTTTAGAAAGTTAAATTCGCTTGGGGTATAAAAAAGTACCATAAAAAGAACTGCTAAGTTCAGGATGCCCAGAATTTTGGACCGTGTACAAAGGGCACCTGCGCCTAACTGTATGTTTCGTACGATGCAACCCACGGATTTCATAATTCATTTTGATTTGTTAAACTACCTACTGGCGGGACGGAATTAGAAATGCATGTTTTTTcttcgcttgtgtgtgtgtgtgtgtgtgtttcctgttTTGCGCTCCTTTGATATTGGTTTATAGATGCTCAAGATTTCATTCAGTAGATGTAATTACATGACAGAAAATACTAATTTAGTGTACATAACACCATTACTTTTAAGAAATCaccaaaagtatacatatatatgagctaattgtttccattaaaaaaacaaacaaatatctttTACATATTCCCTAATACCAAATGCGTTGCTGACATTCCAAAAACACAATATACAGGCTAGTCATCAACCACATTCagtgtgacaaatgtagaaaatgtatgaatgagaatgaatatctccacaatataagagatgtattcaaCAGTCAGAAATCCAGTTATTAATACACTGATGGATAACATTATACTGGGATCACTGAAACTGCGTAAAGACAGGATACATAAATGTTCAGTTAAAAGGGTGACAAGTTAAGAATACCAGATAGAATATTCGTTTGATCGACCACCAAATCATGCTGAACGGGGATGCAATATTTTACAGGGTTATGAGAGCTTATGGGCTGGCAATGATATGACATTTGTAAATAGGTGACCCAACATAGGTGACGTTCTTGCTGCCTATTGACGCAGTCACACAGAGTAACTTAAAAGGGGAATATACTAAAAGGTGTGTGTTAATGCGAATAGTTTTATGACTCCAACCCGGATTATACTAAAAGGTTGGGTGTCATTTCGTATGGATTTATGACTCTAACCTAGGAATTAGGTATGTCAATGTTAGAAGCGTATACACACAGAGCAAGGAAGAGGCAACGTCGCTTAAGCTTGTGCCTAGGAAAGACCCACGAGTGATTGATATCAAAGACTTCTTTTTAATGGTAACAAAAGTAGCAAAGATGACAGAATGCTTTTTTTTAAGTCACTGTTATTTGGCCTGCTACAAAaaacagatttaaaaaataataatatatatataaataataaaaaagaagtaaaacaataACTACGAAGTAGATCTAACGGCCCAGACTCCTTTTTAGGAATATGAATCCCACTAAACAGTCATTTTCTGCAGAGCAATGTCGCGAATCTATTAATGGCATTGCATCTCTATTATCAGATCGCCTTCACCGTCAGATTTGAACTAATTGGTTCTTAGACATCACGAACCGCCAGTCActctatatatttgatagatagatatgtaatagactaatagataaacatatgaattgatagataaatatatatagagaatgactgataaaaacattaatgaattaatagatgaatatatataacaaaaatcatagatattaatagatcgatagataaatatatagattggcatataaatatataaatagattgggAAGCAAAGATATATACAGATTGATGGACAATTGTTTTttaaactgataaatagatatatcaacagctttatagacaaacagacaaacggactgagagatgaatataaaaacataacTCCCTTCGGTGCTGGTAATAATAGTACGCTAAACCAGATACATTTTTGTATACTTCATCTCCATCATGGTTAATGTGACTTGGCTCATGcggataaatattaatgataagaatataattgGGGTTTTATGTCGATGTAGGTATGACCAACGCTCGTTACATCCTGCTGCATGAAATATTCAGGTTGCAAATTACCCAACATGGACACTAATTGGTGCATGGCGATGTAATTGCTGCCATAAGTTCGTTTTTCCAATATTGTCAGTGTATTAgctacgataacaataataatgtgagtgatggtgacaataattacATCAatcttgataatggtgatattaattgcAATGAAATAATTGTATTAAATGTGAATcctgtaataatagcaacagcgtCAATAACATAACgtgaataattatgatattaacataatgatgatagttttaaTGATCGTGATAAGAATTATATTGGTGAGgataatatattgtataataaTGTAAATGTTGAGGAtgataaaatgtataataatgtaaatattaattCCAGCCCAGGCAACAAAGCAATACAAGTGCAAGTGTGTTTAATAATTATGGCATCATAAGAGATaatataatgatcacaataatgaaaacaaaattaaaacagcCAAAGTAATTAGAATCACAAATCAAGACAGAAGTAATCTTATATCaatgacactaaaaaaaaaaaaaaaaaaaaaaaaaaaaaaaaaaaaaaacaaatgacagtTACATTACgaatacaacaataacattagcaaaaagaacaacagaaattATTCACCTGTGATTCTATTTTGCGTTGTGCATATCGATATTTTGGGTGAGGTAACAGGCTAAAAATAGCAACGGTGCTGTCCTTGAATGCGACGTAAATAGATGAATACTTACCAACGCACTGGCAGGCTGTGCAGTTACTACcctcaatgaaaaaataaaaacaaacaagaaatataagaagaacacactatattgataacaaaataaccttacaatctcacatatatacatcctacaaagaacacatacacaaacagttcCTGTAGGAAAGACATCCAATATACTTGAGTTACCGCGAGAACGAGCCAAGTTTTCTCTCAACGTTCACGTCATCGACATGCTGGCCTGAGGCTCGGGTCGGAGGGGGAGTGGATGTGTTTGGGCTGTCCAGCTGATGATCACTCTCGTCCCCAGCCGCTCTCGACAGGTGGCAACGTTGCCTTGTTTTGTGAAGCACAGAAAGTACGAGGACTACTAAATATGACGAAGCAGCTGATTTTGCTATTTCTGTTGGACTGGATTGGATTTCCGGAGATAGATTCTTTTCGGAGAAAGATGGTGGTTGATTTTGCCATCTTGACATTCCGTAGTTAAGCGGatatagaggaaaataggaagTATATGGGTATTTAAAGTACAGAACTATGGTACTACGTAGTTGGGGAATGTCTCTAGATCACCAAAGCTGATTGCTGCTTTGCTAGACACGCCAACAGTCCACTGGCAACCTTTTCCACTGATTCTTTTACGCAGCtgttaataataattctaataatcatCGCGATCTGGCCGTGTCTGCAAAGTTTGCGTAAACGTTGGAGGGCAGAATCTATTTTTGCACAGTCGTAAAGGGTAGAGACGGCGCGACAGTTAGTAAACTTCTGTCCTTTGTTATATGATGCTCATCTGTGGTTCATTGGCCGTGTACCCTTGCGCCATTTTTGCTTCGTGTTTCACTTTCTTGTTTCGCTGGTGTATGTCAATATGTGAACTTATTGTGAATTAAAGAGAAAGGAACCTCCTTGTCCAGGCAGAATACAGAGCGGTCTTGTCAGTCAACAAACcagttttcacttttttctacGAGAGAAGCTCTATTGGACTTACATTAACATGTGtaacatgtattttattttttcggcaaggagagagaggttaAGGAGCATTCTCGCAAATTTACACCCATGCGTTTACAGCGAACGTTCAcacccttcgtctctctctctctctctctctctctctctctctctctctctctctctctctctctctctctctctctctctctctctctctctctctcccctcactctcttcctctttttctctccctttctttctttcttctctctctctctctccctctttctctccctttctctctttttctccctctctctttctccctttctttctttcttctctctctctctctctctctctctctctctctctctctctctctctctctctctctctctctctctctctctctctctctctctctccctctccctccctccctccctccccccacactctcttcctctttttctctccctttctccctttctttctttcttctctctctctctccctctttctctccctttctctctttttctccctctctctttctctcttctctctctctctctctctctctctctctctctctctctctctctctctctctctctctctctctctctctctctctctctccctccctctctctacgcgTGCATTCACCGACGAACACATCATTCACTCATTAATTCACTGAAATGTTCATGCCAACGTGTTTCATTTCTCTTATTCAGCGACCAACTTTCATTACCAGATTTTAAATTCCACAATTAAAAAGTTCAAAGGAATGCCCTCGAGTAGCACGGCTCACAGACTGACAAAAGACAATaggatatttgtattgttttagTGCAGGCAATTTTTCTCAAATTGTGTAACCAGAGtatttctgatcattattatttagccTCTTATTTTCCCATTATGACGATTATCATcgttgtttctattattgttattgttatcgttatcgtcataatcagtttcctcatcatcattgttattgttatcactaataccattgttattgccGAAACAAGTACTACTTTTGTAGTAATTGTGACATTGAATTTATTACAACACAAATAACGAATGTTAACAACACATTATGatttttctgttgtatatttattacttaacaaaatattaaaataatatataaaataaaacgatAGTTAatgcataagtaaataaaaaacctTTCCAATTAATGTATATAATGGAGATACGCTATAAGCCATCATGAATTCTGtgatttcgttgttttttctAGCATTACAAATTATTTCTGCCATCTTTCGATTTACAAATCTCATTTACACGTTCGTtacaaaatataattaaaataaagctCTTTTTTCAACTACTTCCATGTATCAACATTTTCCAAAGAAGACTAGATTTCTTAACTTTGATCGTTATCCATAAACATACAAACTGGACGAGCTTGTGTTTCTTATCatagctgtttttgttattgttttgttgaaaGTGACATCACAATATTGAGAACAGAGCCCTTCTGAGTACGGATCGCGATCCAGTACTGGGTCACGGGCTcaagtgtaaacacacacacacacacacacacacacacacacacacacacacacacacacacacacacacgcacacacacacacgcacgcacgcacgcacgcacgcacacacacacacacacacacgcacacatacgcacacacacacacacacacacacacacacgcacgcacgcacgcacgcacacacacacacacacacacacatacgcacacatacatacgcacacacacacatacacacacgcacacacacgcacgcacgcacgcacgcacgcacgcacgcacgcacacacacacacacacacacacacacacacacacacacacacacacacacacacacacacacacacgcacgcactggtATCGGGTTGAGAAATGGGTATGATCCAATGGACATCTTGGGTCGTAAAGGTAGTGTACAAAGTCGGACTGGGTCGAGATGAAAAGTTCCAAGAACCCTGAATTAGAATTTCATATATCAATCATATGGGTTTCATATTTGCCAAATATTATAACAGAAAGGAATCGTTTatccaaaacaaaaaatcatataacTATCACCAGAGTTTTTCAACggaatattaacattatttctataataacacaacataattatcactattgtctcACATTTTATCTCTCGTTATGTAGCGCAAACAAAGTCAATTCATTCCGGCCTTGGATAAAACTATGTTACTACACGGGACACAATTTTTACAATGGAAATCCACAAAAATAAGACATGAAGCAGGAAATGTTAAAAAAACGGGACCTAAAAAGGGAGAACATAAATAAATGACATAACGCATCATTTCAAACTGAGAATTACTTAAAGTTGCAATCTTCTTACATCAAGTGACATTCTTTGGCATGAGTCATACATGCACAGTACGTTTGCGTAATCATTTCACTTGACAACAACAATACTGGCGTATTTCCAGGTGCTATATGGTACCAGATCTATACGTTTAACAAAAAATTGTGTTGGAAAGAGTTAAACGTTGATTTTATGGCATTGGCTTCTTTACACAACTGACAGCCTGGCTTTGGTACGTTTTACGTTGTCTTAGAGAGCGTGCTTTTCACGTGATCGATAGAAAAGCTACCTTTGATATGACAGTTTATCTCTAGTACACATCTGTGAAGATACACCAGTACACcgcatgaaaataattatctcaACAACCctagatgatgataaggacagtTTAAATGTATCATATTATCTGAACAAAGGCCAAGTcagtgggagcgagagagaaaaaaaagagcgagttGCAAGTGGAGAGCGGCTTGGGACGAGAGCAAGTGAGTCCTTGCGGAATCAGCTGGCTTTCTCACAACACGTCTGGCTTAAACACACGCCCGACCAGTTGCGCCTCGCCCAAAATGTTGACGGAATTCTCGCGATTTTGGACAGAAATTGACTTCTTGGAGCAGTGAGAATGTCCGGTTAGGTGTACCCTACCGATGGTTTGAAAAAAATACGGTGGTGGATTGCTAAAGAGAGTGGGAAATAgtcgaaaaaggggaaaaaactttTCAAAATGACGCTCTAGCAATTCTTTGTTCGGTGCTTCATCTGGGCGGTTACTCCAGCTCTCCGCGCAGTTATTGAATTTTTTCGTCTCTGGTGTATTTTTAATTGGCACACCCATGAATTAAAGGCATTGCAACGTGTGGAG
This genomic stretch from Penaeus vannamei isolate JL-2024 chromosome 28, ASM4276789v1, whole genome shotgun sequence harbors:
- the LOC113801850 gene encoding uncharacterized protein, which gives rise to MRPALILALAAILAVSVVDARLNICSSTADCPPRSQCVRKRCSDKCSSMSDCLPGLGCVLGRCMDVCDGACSVSAKCDVILNEPVCSCPEGQEGDPQELCVAPAQKDAAKTPEP